Proteins encoded by one window of Bacillota bacterium:
- a CDS encoding ABC transporter ATP-binding protein → MIAAKKLTIDYERKVAVEDFDMVVGEGEVVSLIGPNGSGKSTVLKVLSRMMKSRGGTVYLDGRDIHKLPTAEVARKLSILSQNHVTPPDFTVRELVTYGRIPHQKWYETINNEDSAVVEWAISKTHMQNLAERSVNTLSGGERQRAWLALALAQQPKVLLLDEPTTFLDICHQLEVMALIQDLNAELGLTVVMVLHDINQAAAFSDRIVVIKEGRLVAEGPPLKVLTPELLRSVYRVEAEIALHPHSGKLYCHALGLCRAHREETHCGTTCQPKRTEAHIAN, encoded by the coding sequence GTTGCCGTCGAGGACTTCGATATGGTGGTAGGCGAGGGCGAGGTCGTCTCACTTATTGGTCCGAATGGCTCAGGCAAGTCTACCGTGCTTAAAGTTCTGTCGCGCATGATGAAAAGCCGCGGCGGCACGGTATACCTTGACGGCCGAGACATTCACAAACTGCCGACCGCTGAGGTGGCGCGCAAATTATCCATTTTGTCGCAAAATCATGTCACTCCGCCTGATTTTACAGTGCGCGAGTTGGTTACTTACGGGCGAATTCCGCATCAAAAATGGTATGAGACCATAAACAATGAGGATAGCGCTGTGGTGGAGTGGGCCATTAGCAAGACCCATATGCAAAATCTGGCGGAGCGCTCGGTCAATACTCTGTCTGGTGGCGAGAGGCAGCGCGCCTGGCTGGCTCTCGCACTTGCCCAGCAGCCCAAAGTGCTCCTGCTAGACGAGCCCACGACCTTTCTCGACATTTGTCACCAACTTGAAGTAATGGCTCTAATACAAGATCTCAATGCCGAGCTCGGGCTGACGGTCGTCATGGTCCTGCATGACATAAATCAGGCCGCCGCCTTTAGCGACAGAATCGTCGTCATAAAAGAGGGACGCCTAGTCGCCGAAGGCCCTCCTCTCAAGGTTTTAACGCCGGAACTACTACGCAGTGTCTACCGTGTAGAGGCAGAAATCGCTCTACACCCGCACAGCGGCAAACTATATTGTCATGCGCTCGGACTTTGTCGCGCGCACAGAGAGGAGACTCATTGTGGTACTACATGCCAACCTAAGCGGACTGAAGCGCATATCGCAAATTGA